GCTGAAATCGCTCATGATCGAGAACTCGGGACGTATCGTACTCGTCTCCGACGGATCCAAGCTGGGTAAACAAAGTTTCGTGAAATTCGCCGACTTCGAAGACTTGGACGCATTTATTACCGATACGACGCTCTCGGACGAGCAGCGTGAACCGTTGAAAACCGCCAACGTGGATCTCATTGAGGGAACTTAACAGTGATTTTGACAGTCACGCTCAACCCTGCAGTCGATCACACGCTCAAGGTTGAGGATCTCCCCGAACCCTCTGCGGTCGCACGGACCGATAGCGCGCGCGTCGACCCCGGCGGAAAGGGGATCAACGTCTCGAAGTATCTCGTTGAACTCGATACGGAAACGGTCGCGACCGGTGTCGTCGGTGACTTCTTGGGCCAATTCGTTCGCGACAGCTTGGTCGACGAGGGGATCACCGGCGACTTTGTCGAGATCGAAGGTCGGACGCGACTCAACACCACGATTCTGACCGACGATGCCGAGTACAAGATCAACCACAATGGACCGACGGTCGACACGAGCGCGATCGACGATCTCCTCGAGATTATCGAGCGCTACGACCCCGATACAGTCGTCGTCGGTGGTAGTCTCCCGCCGGGTCTCGGTCCCGAGGCCATCGACCAGATCGCCCGAGCGGGCGACTGGCAAACCGTCGTTGACGTTGGCGGAGATGTACTCAACGATTTAGACGCGTCCTACGCGCTCTGCAAACCCAACCGCGAAGAGCTCGCCACAGCGACGGGACAGTCGGTCAGTTCGCTAGAGGAGTGTCAGAAAGCGATCGAACAGCTCCGCCAGAGTGGCTACGATCGGGTTATTGCATCGTTGGGCGCCGACGGTGCCATCATGGCGACGCCGGACGAGTGCCTGCATGCGGCAGCGCTGGATGCCGATATCGTCGACACGGTCGGTGCCGGCGACTCGATGCTTGCGGGCATTCTCTCTGCACGTAATCGGGGCGCGACGGACGAGGAGGCACTCCGGACGGGCGTGGCCGTCGCATCGCGTGTCGTCTCCGTACCGGGTACAGATGTCCCACCGCTCGACAACGTGGCAGAAGCGATCGATCGCGTGTCCGTATCGACCCGATAAGTCACATCTCCTTTCCGGGTGTTTGGTTGTGATCGTTCTCTCGATTACCCGCCCCTAGTTTTCACAACTGATGTGTATTTTGTCCATTCTATGAACGGCGGTTTTAGTGGCAATCGACGGTCGATAGTGCTTAAATACGCAGATACCCTCTGAACGCGCAGGAATTAATTCGATAATATTCGGTCAGAAACAATCGGATTCGAAAATTCTTTTGAACAATGGGTGGGATTCCTATCCGAAGTATGGCAAGGCAAGACAGAGCAGAACGCGCGCTTCGGTCCCACGTCACCTCCGTCAAAGAGGACGTGATGACTGGCGTGTCGTTCATGATTCCGTTCGTCACCATCGGGGGTATCTTCTTAGCGGTGGCGTTCATGGTCGCCGAGCTGCCGTTCACCGCTGGTACCACCGAGACGGTTTTCGAAGAAACCGGATCGCTCGCGTGGTACATGGCCGAGATCGGCGTCCTCGGTCTGACGATCATGATCCCTATCCTGGGGGCGTACATCGCCTACGCCATCGCAGATAGGCCCGGACTCGCGCCGGGGTTCATCCTCTCGTGGGCGATTCAGCAAGAGAACATCATCGAAGCCGCCGGTGAGATCGTCGGCTTCCAGGCCGACGGTGCCGTCGCCGGCTTCCTCGGCGCACTGGTGGCCGGTCTCCTCGCCGGCTATGTCGCCCGCTGGATGAAAGGGTGGACAGTCCCATCCTTCATCGAGCCGATGATGCCGGTGCTGATCATCCCTGTGGTTACGACAGCACTGCTGGCCCCGCTCGTGATCGTTGGACTGGGAGTTCCGATTGCGATCGCCGACGACGCGTTGACGACGTTCCTCGAGAACATGGAGGGCGCAAATGCCCTCCTGCTTGGCGCGATCCTCGGCGCGATGATGGCGTTCGACATGGGTGGCCCAGTCAATAAGGTCGCCTACGTCTTCGCCGTCGCGCTCGTGGGAGATCAGATCTATGGGCCGATGGCAGCGGTGATGATCGCCGGTATGACCCCGCCGCTCGGGCTGGCACTTTCGAATTTCATCGCACCCCAGAAGTACTCGGCCGAGATGTACGAAAACGCGAAGGCAGCAGTGCCACTGGGCCTGTCGTTCATCACTGAAGGTGCGATCCCCTATGCAGCGGCCGACCCGCTAAGGGTAATTCCCAGCATCATGATCGGCAGCGCGACCGCTGCCGCCACCGCGATGTGGATCGGTGTTACCATGCCGGCGCCCCACGGAGGTATCTTCGTGTTCCTGCTGTCGAACAGCCCGCTGGCCTTCCTCGGTTGTATCGTACTCGGAACGGGCGTGACCGCAGCAGTTGCAACGGTCATCAAGCCCGACTTCGAGAAGACGGTCGCCGATGTCGACACCGAAGCAGGGACGAGTGCCCAGGCAGCAACACAAACCGACGACTGAGACATCGCAAGCTAACTTCCCCGTAACTATTAAGCCCACAGATCATACGTTTATCATGGCAGATACACTCTCACAAGACCGAATCGATACGCTCGCCCCGACCGAACACATCACGCTCGACCCGCCGCCCGCCGACAAGCAGGCTTGCATCGAGTACCTGCTAGACCTACTCGTCGATGCAGGGCGGGTTGAGAATCGGGAGGCTGCCTTAGAGGCACTACTCGCTCGTGAGGAGGAAACGACGACCGGCGTCGGTATGGGAATCGGGATTCCTCACGCCCAAACGGACGCCGTCACGCAACCGTCGGTGGCGTTCACTCGTTCGGACGAGGGCGTCGACTTCGGGGCGATGGACGACGAGCCCGCACAGCTAATCTTCATGATACTCGTCCCCGAATCAGGGGCGGACGATCACCTCGCCATCCTGAGCACTCTCTCGCGGGCACTCATGCACGACGAGGTCCGCGAGGATCTCTACGACGCGGAAACGCCCGAGGAGGTACAAGACGTTCTGAAGGAGGCGGTAGCATGAGTACCGA
This region of Natrinema amylolyticum genomic DNA includes:
- the pfkB gene encoding 1-phosphofructokinase; this translates as MILTVTLNPAVDHTLKVEDLPEPSAVARTDSARVDPGGKGINVSKYLVELDTETVATGVVGDFLGQFVRDSLVDEGITGDFVEIEGRTRLNTTILTDDAEYKINHNGPTVDTSAIDDLLEIIERYDPDTVVVGGSLPPGLGPEAIDQIARAGDWQTVVDVGGDVLNDLDASYALCKPNREELATATGQSVSSLEECQKAIEQLRQSGYDRVIASLGADGAIMATPDECLHAAALDADIVDTVGAGDSMLAGILSARNRGATDEEALRTGVAVASRVVSVPGTDVPPLDNVAEAIDRVSVSTR
- a CDS encoding PTS sugar transporter subunit IIA; the protein is MADTLSQDRIDTLAPTEHITLDPPPADKQACIEYLLDLLVDAGRVENREAALEALLAREEETTTGVGMGIGIPHAQTDAVTQPSVAFTRSDEGVDFGAMDDEPAQLIFMILVPESGADDHLAILSTLSRALMHDEVREDLYDAETPEEVQDVLKEAVA
- a CDS encoding PTS fructose transporter subunit IIC, with translation MARQDRAERALRSHVTSVKEDVMTGVSFMIPFVTIGGIFLAVAFMVAELPFTAGTTETVFEETGSLAWYMAEIGVLGLTIMIPILGAYIAYAIADRPGLAPGFILSWAIQQENIIEAAGEIVGFQADGAVAGFLGALVAGLLAGYVARWMKGWTVPSFIEPMMPVLIIPVVTTALLAPLVIVGLGVPIAIADDALTTFLENMEGANALLLGAILGAMMAFDMGGPVNKVAYVFAVALVGDQIYGPMAAVMIAGMTPPLGLALSNFIAPQKYSAEMYENAKAAVPLGLSFITEGAIPYAAADPLRVIPSIMIGSATAAATAMWIGVTMPAPHGGIFVFLLSNSPLAFLGCIVLGTGVTAAVATVIKPDFEKTVADVDTEAGTSAQAATQTDD